One stretch of Hevea brasiliensis isolate MT/VB/25A 57/8 chromosome 12, ASM3005281v1, whole genome shotgun sequence DNA includes these proteins:
- the LOC110639682 gene encoding 3-hydroxy-3-methylglutaryl-coenzyme A reductase 2 encodes MDRIARAKESEENAKGHVTYATCVGTRLPLPSYKIVADVLKLRSPLVPPATANTHAHTNDESSTSFTPWKIIIITNTTSTKKGEFLLLSLSCAGIFYMDTFRRLPKPLRSTAPHGNLRKRKHSAVVDDRSPSTAPKASDALPLPLHLTNAVFFTLFFSVAYYLLHRWRDKIRNSIPLHIVTLSEIAAIVSLIASFIYLLGFFGIDFVQSFIARASHDVWELNDTNPNYLINEDHRLVTCPPANISTKTNIVSAPPKLPASEPIITPLASEEDEMIVNSIVNGTIPSYSLESKLGDCKRAAAIRREALQRMTGRSLEGLPLEGFDYGSILGQCCEMPVGYVQIPVGIAGPLLLDGREYSIPMATTEGCLVASTNRGCKAIYLSGGATSVLLKDGMTRAPVVRFGTTTRAAELKFFLEDPHNFDALAVVFNRSSRFARLQGIQCSIAGKNLYIRFSCSTGDAMGMNMVSKGVQNVLEFLESDFADMDVIGISGNFCSDKKPAAVNWIEGRGKSVVCEAIIKEEVVKKVLKTDVALLVELNMLKNLAGSAVAGALGGFNAHAGNIVSAIFIATGQDPAQNVESSHCITMMEAVNDGKDLHISVTLPSIEVGTVGGGTQLASQSACLNLLGVMGACKESPGSYSRLLATIVAGSVLAGELSLMSAIAAGQLVKSHMKYNRSSKDVSKAAS; translated from the exons ATGGATCGCATCGCAAGAGCGAAGGAGAGTGAGGAAAATGCCAAGGGACACGTCACGTACGCCACATGTGTGGGCACTAGGCTCCCGCTCCCTTCTTATAAAATTGTCGCAGACGTCCTAAAACTCCGCTCACCGTTGGTTCCTCCTGCTACCGCCAACACACATGCGCACACGAACGACGAGTCTTCTACCTCTTTCACACCCTGGAAAATCATCATAATAACTAACACTACTTCTACTAAAAAAGGAGAATTTCTACTCCTCTCCCTATCCTGCGCCGGCATATTTTACATGGACACCTTCCGGCGACTACCCAAGCCACTGCGCTCCACCGCCCCACATGGCAACCTCCGCAAACGAAAGCATTCTGCTGTCGTTGACGACCGATCTCCATCAACCGCTCCGAAAGCGTCGGACGCGCTTCCGCTGCCACTCCACCTGACCAACGCCGTTTTCTTCACGCTGTTCTTCTCGGTGGCGTATTACCTCCTTCACCGGTGGCGAGACAAGATCCGCAACTCTATTCCCCTTCACATTGTCACTCTCTCTGAAATTGCTGCTATTGTATCCCTCATTGCCTCCTTCATTTACCTCCTTGGATTCTTCGGCATCGACTTTGTTCAGTCATTCATCGCACGCGCCTCCCATGACGTGTGGGAACTTAACGATACAAATCCTAACTACCTCATCAACGAAGATCACCGCCTCGTTACTTGCCCTCCTGCAAATATCTCTACCAAGACTAACATTGTATCCGCACCTCCCAAATTGCCTGCTTCGGAACCTATAATTACACCTTTAGCCTCGGAGGAAGACGAAATGATCGTCAACTCCATCGTGAATGGAACGATTCCATCTTATTCTCTGGAATCCAAGCTAGGGGACTGCAAGCGAGCGGCTGCGATTCGACGCGAGGCTTTGCAGAGAATGACGGGGAGGTCGCTCGAAGGCTTGCCTCTAGAAGGGTTCGATTACGGGTCGATTTTAGGGCAATGCTGTGAAATGCCAGTGGGGTACGTGCAGATTCCGGTGGGGATTGCGGGTCCTTTGTTGCTGGACGGGCGGGAATACTCTATTCCGATGGCGACCACGGAGGGTTGTTTGGTAGCGAGCACCAATAGAGGGTGTAAGGCGATCTACTTGTCAGGTGGGGCCACCAGCGTCTTGTTGAAGGATGGGATGACAAGAGCGCCTGTTGTTAGATTCGGGACGACTACTAGAGCCGCGGAGTTGAAGTTCTTCTTGGAGGATCCTCACAATTTCGACGCTCTGGCCGTCGTTTTCAACAG GTCCAGTAGATTTGCGAGGCTCCAAGGCATTCAATGCTCTATTGCCGGCAAGAATCTTTATATCAGATTCAGCTGCAGCACCGGCGATGCAATGGGGATGAACATGGTTTCCAAAGGGGTTCAAAATGTTCTTGAATTCCTTGAAAgtgattttgctgatatggatgtCATTGGCATCTCAG GAAATTTTTGTTCGGACAAGAAACCTGCCGCTGTAAACTGGATTGAAGGACGTGGAAAATCAGTTGTTTGCGAGGCAATTATCAAGGAAGAGGTGGTGAAGAAGGTGTTGAAAACTGACGTTGCCTTATTAGTGGAGCTCAATATGCTCAAGAATCTTGCTGGTTCTGCTGTTGCTGGTGCTCTGGGAGGATTTAACGCCCATGCAGGCAACATTGTTTCTGCAATCTTTATTGCCACTGGCCAGGATCCAGCACAGAATGTTGAAAGTTCTCATTGCATTACCATGATGGAAGCTGTCAACGATGGAAAGGATCTCCACATCTCTGTGACCTTGCCTTCCATTGAG GTGGGTACAGTTGGAGGGGGAACTCAACTTGCATCTCAGTCTGCTTGTCTGAATTTGCTTGGTGTGATGGGTGCATGCAAAGAGTCGCCAGGTTCATACTCGAGGCTCCTGGCCACCATAGTGGCTGGTTCAGTTTTGGCTGGGGAGCTCTCCCTGATGTCTGCCATTGCAGCTGGGCAGCTTGTCAAGAGTCACATGAAGTACAACAGGTCCAGCAAAGATGTATCCAAAGCTGCATCTTAG